Genomic DNA from Mus caroli chromosome 8, CAROLI_EIJ_v1.1, whole genome shotgun sequence:
AAAGACAttttcaacttctttcagcctgtTTCCTCATTTTAGACTTGGAGGTAACATAGGGTTTTAGTACAGAATAAACTATATAGTACAGTTTACTTGgatgttagataattttaaaaatcaacaaacagCTGTTATTAAGATATTTCCTGACAAACAAGCAGgtcagcaggagaaacagaaggcTTTCTCGTTAGCCTCTAATGTTATTTCCTGTGTAAAAGCTTTCTGTTCTAATGAAGGTGAAAAACacttctttaaattaaaaaaaaaaaaaagatttactttctttcaagtttatgaatgttttgcctgcaggtatcaAATGCATGCAGTACCCGTAGccgtcagaagagggcatcagatcaaaCTGGAGCCATAGTGTAAGTAAGGTgccctgtgggtgttgggagtggattccctgtcctctggaagagtagccagtgctctgaaccactgagccacctctccaggccctgtaTTGTATTGCATtgcattgtattgtattgtattgtattgtattgtattgtattgtattgcattgtatttaaacatttttatataatccAGGTGTAGTTTAATGATGGGGATACATTGAGCAATGCATCCGCAGGCCATCCTGTCATTGCATAAACACCACATTGTGGATCTACACAAGCAGCTCTGCCGCCAAGGGTCAATGCAATCGCTGTCATACACTTTTTCTCTGCAGTCGATTGGAGCATCATTGTCCGAAGCATGATTGTGCATTACTTTGCTTAAACCTTTCAATAAAAAAGCGTTTTGTAATTTAGAAGCATTATCAGTTTTACAGATGGGGCTACTACATTTAATCCAAGCTCACCCCACCTTCAGTTTAATTTCCCGAGTTGCCTAAGCTGAAGTCATTTGCTTCACTTCCAGCAGTGTAGGTAACTGTCTACTACCTACACTGCAGGAGCAAAATCAAACACATTAGAAAAATCTGGTGTAAAGTCTGATGGAAGGTCCTTTCTCCGGAGCCGTTAAACCCTAAGAGACAATCACCCCTGGCCTTTCCAGCCGTAGACTGCCAAGAACGAAACAAAGACTTACAATTTGGTTCCTCTGAGAATTTCATCACTGTAGACAGTGGGGGTTTTCAGCCTCTGTGGATCTGAGGCAATTGAAGGCAGTCTCCTGTGCACTGGTGTCTTCTTAGCTGAAGTCTGTGGCCCTCGGGCATCTAGAATTCGGCCAAGTCGGTGTCGGGAAGATGCTCCAACCCCTCCTCCAGGCAGTTTGTCATCTTGGTCATTCCTGGGGAAGGAAAATCACATTAGTTACTCGTACCTACGTTTCCTGGAGTAGGAAGCACATGGCACACAGATTCCACTCTCTTTGGAGAATATGTTGAAGGAATGGACCTCTCTATTGCTGTGTCAGTGAAGAGCGGAAGGGAAAGGGTTAGTAGTCCAATAATGAAGCTCAAAGGATAAAGAACTCACATCTCTGCTCCCGTTTCTTCGTCTCTTCTAACCTAGTACACAGTAGTGATAACTCTGTGGCTGATAATAGAAGAATCTGTCTTTGTCCTTGCATGCAGGGCAATTCTTCCTTAACACTTACTGTGTTCTATCTGCAGAATAAGTGGGTCTCTGCTGGAGTGGTTTGGCTTGAATCGTCATCACACCGCTCAAGTCGCTGTAGAAGTTGCTGGAGAAGCGATGGAGCTGAGGAAACTGAAAACAGAATGGTACATGCCATCACCAAGCGATACCCAGAGCTATTTCATGGATGGATGCCTGCAGGCATCaaatgcatgcagtacccatagcggccagaagagggcatcagatcaaaCTGGAGCCATAGTGTAAGTAAGGTGCCCTTACCAGCAGGCAGCAAAGGACAGACACTTAGCTAGTGAGAGGAAAGTGTAACAGcgtaatagtttaaaaataaagccatagTCCTCTACTGTaggtgtgttgggggcctcatatcagctggtgtatgctgcctggtctgtgttcattcagagatgaaccctcaagagactggaggccccagggagtttagaggtcaggtggggtggtgggtgggaaCATCAACGTGGaaacaggggttggggaggaggtatgggatgtggaacagtcggaggctgaatgggtgggtgggggggcagggagtaaaatatggagtgtaaaaaaggtaaattaattaataataataaaaaaaaacagtactagAAGCTGTTTTAAACTGTCTGGGGGTTTAATTGTGCGAACTTAGTCATTTTATAAGAAAAGTCCCATTGGTGATCCCTGCCAGCACCCTCTTGTAATTCGAAACAGTGTACATGCagtgtacatgcacatgtctaGTCAAGACAGCGTCCATAATTAGCTGACATTTGTTCTTGATTTAAAGGCCAATGCATGATAGCATTGTCATATGGATAACACTTGCTTTTATTAAAAGCCTGAGAAAGTAttataactaaaaaataaaataaaataaaaccataggTATAGCCATCTGTATAGAATTAATCTTCATATGAAACAGCCCAAGGAACATTACATGGGATGGATCGGAGACGGAAAGCCATGGCAACTTTGAAATTCACTTCCAAACAGGAGAAGCAAATAAGAATTATCCTAAGGGCCTTATGCTAGAGAGCAAAGCTAGCCCAGCACACTCTGAAAAACGTAATGCCTCAAGCAGTTTAAGTAAATGGAATATATAAATAACGTGCAATTGTAACAGAAGCCAACAAGAAGTGTCTACTTGATGCTACACCATAGCAAacaacttattattattattattgttgttgttgttgtctttaatctttttttacagtccagtcattatccccctcccattctgccctcctcatcccattcttcctctcctATTCCCCATTTTACCCTGACCCTGTCTCCACAttcccacaccccccacacaccctgccaggcctccccattccctggggtctcaagtctttcaagggttaggtacatcttctctcactaaggcccgagcaggcattcctctgctgttTCTGTGTCGGGGCCTTATATGAGCTAGTAtaggctgcctggttggtggctccgttctgagagatctcagggttcctgggaggttgagactgctggtcttcagtaGTAAATAACTGAAGTCCCTCTTGACCCTGAACTACAAACACCATTCGGGCCTGCTTCCATTTGGTCTTACCTTACGATGGTTTTCTGTTTAGGATCTCCCAGCTAGATGTGTGGGTTTGCCtcttggttgttttgctttgttttctcggGTTAACAAATCTTATTCATCATTTGGGCTTAATTTGTGCTTAGCCAGCTTTGTAAAAgccatgttttttttccccctctgaacAACACAAATCTTAGGATCTAAAGCAATTTAATTAAATGGGTTATATAAATAGCTGGTGGTTATAACAAAAGACAACACCAAGTGTCTCCTTGATGCCACACACTAAAAAACGAATTAAATCCATTAATTCTTAGAGCGTCCAACCATACAAATGTCACAGAAATGACAGTGAGATTTGCAAGAAAGGGACTCACACCATGTCAAGCTGCAAACGTACATATACCCTAGATGTAAAGCACAAACCCTCAGCCCCTCTACCGGCAACTGTaccatttcttcctctgtgtgtgtgtgggtgaggagTAATGGCGTGTAGCTCAAGAACAAAAATGTCAAACGATCTTTTTACTCTCCTCCCTAACACAAGACGGACGGGGTTCAACGTCATGTTGAGACTCCCGGATACCCTGAAGACCTCTCACGAACAAGCCAATCTTCTCTGACCTCACCCGCAACTCCATCTTTAAATAAAGACTAAATTACGGAAGACTGCATTGAAGGCTCGCATGCAGATTCTGTGCTGTGAGCTCTCTCTCGTTTCTGGAATTCTTAGACCATATATCCTTATCTGCAACATACAGAAACTAATGCATAGAAGAGTTAACGCACAAGGCAATACTTCATAAAAGTCTCTTAATTTGAAAAACCCCGATTTTGCttcagagccttgtggtttccaGTATTCTGTCATTTAAGCACTCAGTCCAAATACTAATCTCAGATACATCCGTTTTCACTGACACCTGGGCTGAAATGGCCTAGGCCTAACCCCAAACTTCACCCATCCTATCCACCTCTTCATGTTCCTGCTCACGCTTCACCCTGAAAAAGTTCACAATTCTCTCCCCAAGTCTTTAATTTCCTCCTTCcctgtagtgggttggcctaaagctgcttgtattctaatgctaatgtTGGTTCCACAAGAAtggttgccccagagatgagagaccCCATAGGTAGACTAAGTGACCCTGCCCTCCAAGTTAATTcttattggtaaataaagataccaacagccaatagctgggagaagagacataggcgGGGTTtagggttcctgggcttggggttggaggagaaacactaggggaaggaggggaaggaggaggagaagccaccatgggttaggtgagttcAAGAGAACATGGCCCCTGAGAGCTGGctaactggagttaagagcagccagaTAAAGCATAATAAAGAGTAATCAGGGTTATCGATAAAGATTCTAGTAGCATAGaaggttgatatctgcccagctcttgtgctgtttaaggtttactgtaaatataaaggttgtgtgtgtgtgtcttttatcggaaaactaaatgatcaaaggtggggaAGAAGAAACCCAGGGTCaagattaaaaatttctacaatatCTCCTTccgtctccttccctccctccctcccccattcctcacAGACTGTGTGACATCCCACCCTGTGTTATAGTTTCATCTCATTAAGTTAGCGACTAGTTTCGCTCATCCATGCATCTTTTTCAAAGTATCTAATCGGGGACATGCACTAAAAGCAATGAATGAGTGTTCCATGAGCTGTCCAGCGTCCCCAACCACAGGAGGGTGTAAGGTTCATTAGGGAGTGAGGTAAATAAAATGGCATTCCCCACAAACAGATGCAAAGGCATAAGAATAAAGGAACAGAGAGACGGGTGTCGGTGCACATACCTGGGGTGGGTTAAAGTGGGGAGCCAAGGATGGCTGGAGCGTTTCAGAGCTTCGGGATGGGGGGACACTGCAAACATCGGTGCTGAGACGGGACATGAGCACGTGTGGCGATCTGTTCTCAGCTACTTTCagtttttccttatgttttttcCCACCTGCGTCaacagaaaataacaagaaatgtGTGCCcttagtttccatgagtttatgCTACAGACATTGACTAAACAACCttgaagcagaaggcagagactcCAGTGAACAACGAGATACAGCGTTGCTCTAATCAATGGTGGAAGAGCAGATTACATCGTGGGGCAAAGGAGTGTCTCCAGAGCAAGGATGTCCCTTCTGTGTGATTAAAGATTGCCTGTGTATAAGGCAGAATGGCTACTTCTCATTTCAGTCACGTTTTGGGTCCAGCCTAGACATGAGGTGTGGCATAAGAAAGCTGTGGCTATGTGGTCTTTTCTATTCTTCCCTGGAGGCCATACTCTGTAAAGCAGTACCTGTGAGTGCAGATTCCCAGGTTTTTCTAATGAGATCTTCCAGGATTTCTACCACATTGGTCCACACGTGGTCAAACACTTCTGCTGCCACAGCATCTCTGATGCAGTCATTGGGGGAAATGGGAGGAAGCCCATGGCAATGCCTCTTCCTTCCCCGGAGTGCTGGGCTTTGTCCAAGATGCTCATCTCCACTAGGATGAAACTCATTCTAATTAGTAGAATAGCCAGGGTTAGGGTTGAAATAGTTACCTATGTGCTTTTTATCTATccacttacctacctacctacctacctacctacctacctacctacctacctacctatccatatacctatctatctatctatctatctatctatctatctatctatctatctatctatctatcaatctatctatctacctgtcaatctatctgtcatctacctatctacctatctatcaatcTTTCTGTCTATCACCTATCTATAtttcaatcatctatctatctattacatATTTATCATCAATCTTGTAAACATATAcattataaacatgtatgtatccatatataatcaataaatacaaCATTCTCTTGTTAGTGAAtccattgttatttttaaaatatacaattttaatttGTCAATTATATGTCAACAGAACTGGGAAACACCCAACAGACAAGAAACAACAATGACTCTTCACTGatctcttttattctttgtctctgagtctccatttctttatttctgctgTGAGCTCTGTTATTACTTCAACGATCTGGGGACTGAGTGTATTATGTCTTTTCATATGTAAAATCAGCTTACTGAAAGTCTGTCTTTATTTCTAGGtgttccttcctttatttctaaaCACAGACTTTTAGTGCTACCCAATAGATACAGTGCCACCATAGCTGCTTTTTGAGCTGCTGTTCTTGAGGACTGTCCATTTTACTGTGCTGTGCTTCAGTCGACGTTGGTCTTGAGATGAACTGTTCAGGAGGATCTGTGTAGTTCCTCCCTTGATGAATTCTCTGGATTTCCCATTGATTTCTATTTCAATGCCATGATGATCAGAAAACATGCTCCAGGTGACTGATAGTTTCTAGGACTTGATTCAGTACCTGGttactttttaatatattgatttttttagtcTTGAGAAAAAACTATGATATGGCACTATTGTTTACAACAAAGTATTCATTTAGCACCAAGATTGGAACTTCCTCTTTATCCCCAGGAAGCTAAGTGTAGAGAACCTGGAGCCCCAAGGCACAAGGCTCCAATGTCCTTGTTCACTGTCACTAGCATGCTAGACAAAACCCTTTCTTCCATTCTACCACGTTGTTGAGAAGAAAGAATGCCTAGCTCTAACATTTACATGTCCTACCAAGATCTAACCTCTTTGGGGTATATTTTCCTCAAAAGAATAGGAATTTCTCATAAgtaacaaatacacaaaatactAAAAGCATATGATGAATTGACATTATACTATGAAGtatggaaaataaaattcaatttactCCTGCTTTCTGTCAAAGGCAAAATATTCTTCAATGTTTCCATCCACATGGTACACCTCTTCTTTCAGGGATGAACATGATGTGAGGTCAGCCGATTCTGTGCCATCAGGTTCTGTCAGGGCGGAGGCTGAGAGTACCTCTGGGACTATCTGAGAGCCAGAGATACACAGCCTAGAAGCGAAAACATTTTACATGGGAGTTTGTACAACACAAGAATGTAATGCTTGCATGCCAGTGGTAGACTTCTAAGTTATCTACAAGGTATACAGTCTCTGAGACATCCCCAAATATTACTTTTGACAGAACACCTATTTTctgaacctctgtgtgtgtgtgtgtgtgtgtgtgtgtgtgtgaatgtggaagccagaggacaacttggacaACTTTGGGTCTTGATTCGAGAGATAtccaccttgtattttgagacaggttctctcattaGCCTGAACCTTGCCAAAGAGCGTGGGCTGCCTAGCCACTGAGCTCCAAGGACTTGTCTACCCCCAACCTTTCCAGCACTGAAATTAACAGGTACCTTTAGCCACACCCACATTTCTTCTAAAACATTTAACCCCAGAGATCCTTTGGTTAAAGGCTTCCTAAGGTCATAAACCGGTACGTGTAACTCCATCCTCCGTTCATGTCTGAACCAATGTGACAGCACAACCCCACATTCATAAGTGGCATTAAAGGGATTCATCAAAATATGAATTTCGTTAGTGAACGAAAGACAACTGGATGAAACTTTCATCTCTTTGGCTTGTGCCTTGAGGCTTAGGACCCATCACAATGAAGTGTTTGATTTTGAGTTAGGTTTTACCTTTCATAGTCTTTGAAACATGCACCAACATGGCTTCCCCTGTGCTTATGCATTTATTCAATGTGTGGTTTGcctatctgcacacacacagacagatctAAAGACAAAGCATTGATCTAGTATCAGAACGTTTTGTGAAAAGCACTGTGCCTGCTCCCAATTGAAATCTTGACCTTCATGTAAATTACTTAGAGCCGAGGCTCATGGAAGAGTTAAATATGGGGAGGAGAGCTACATTAAAGTTAACAAGTAGTTTGGGGTTaggtttctgagacagagttgatgtagcccaggtttgccttAAGCTTGAAACGTAGCTGAGGATTACCGAATCCCTCTGCTTATTCCTTTCATGTTTAGATTAACACTATCATGCTGGTTACAATTTTTTTTGTACAAGCAACACATAAACTTACTCTCTGATGCTGCTGGTGTGGTCAGGGACATGAGGTAAAGGTTCGTGAGTAGCAGAACTAGGCAGGCTCCCCTGGAAATGTTGGAAACCTTCATCGGTGGGTGGGACGAGCTGTCTTCCTAACACCCTGCAAGAGAAGAAAAGCTAAGAAAAGCTTGTTTTATCAGACAAGGGGaaaatatttcatgattttaaaCAGAGGATGCAATACTGGTTCTGAAGGGCACACAGGATATGGCGTAGTGTGCACTGGGTTGAGATACTCACCATAGTGTTGGGGAGCTGCAGACTCCGTTCAGTCTGGACTAAAAGGGTGAGCTGATATGTCCAGCCCCTTCGCcacttattttgtttattgattgatcaGGTGCAAACCAGAATCATAGTTAACTTGAAAGAGGGATGAGTGGCTTAGAGAGAACGAATGATCAACCTGAAGACCTAGGGCAGTGTTTATCAACCTATGGGTCACTACTTTGTGGGTTGTATATCAGActtttacattgtgattcataacagtagcaaaaccacagttatgaaatagcaacaaaatgaatttatagttggggtcactacaacacaaggagctgtattaaagggtcacagcattaggaaggataAAAAGCACTGTCCTCAGCAAGGCTCAGAGAAACCCACTACAGACTGACATTTGCATAGGCCTAGTGAGTAAAAAAATCCATAAACCTAtacttttttcttattagatattttctttatatacatttcaaatgctatcctgaaaggtccctataccctccctctgccctgctcccctacccacccactcccacttcttggccctggcattccctgtactggggcatatagagtttgcaataccaaggggcctctcttcccagtgatggccgaccaggccatcttctgatacatatgcagctagagatatgagctctgggagtactggttagttcatattgttgttgcacctatagggttgcagaccccttcagctccttggatgctttctctagcttctccattgggggccctgtgttccaccttataaatgactgtgagcatccacttctgtatttgccaggcactggcaaaacctACACTCTTGgcttgtgttctttctctttgtgtagctTCCCTTCTTCGTTTTCCTATGAAAATTAAGATGATGGTGAGAGACACAAGCCTGAGCTCCTGACCTTGGGGAAATGCACCATGCCCAGAAAAGTGACCTGAAGAGCCACTTCTCCACCACCCACATCATGGTCGTATGAAGATTGTTTAAAACTGCCTAGGCAAGACTTCTTTAGCGTTGGGTATTTGTTTTcggttgttattgtttgtttgtctttaaagcATTGTTTCACTATGTATCCAATGCTAGCTTTCAATTCCCCCTCCTACCTCAACCTCCTGAATACTAGGGTTATAAGCATCCATTACCATACCTGGCTAAGATGATGTTTTTAAAGTTCCCATGCCAAGCTAATGAGAAAAGTCAAGTATGTGTCCATTAGCGTTCCGATCCATTCTGCTCAGCTCAGAACCTGAGAACACTAAAATGGATCCCCCTTCCCCCTAATAAAAGAGAAGACAACAACGGTTCCCCCCAAATCTATGCATCTTGaatataaaaactaataaatgtCTCCTTCGGTATGAAGAAAAGTAAGGAGGGACGGATAGTCTGAGCCTATCTAGCAAGTTTTTCAGCGAGTGATCACTTAGTCCCTGGAGCAATACCATTCTCCCACCggcacccccaacccccacaccacACCACCTACTCTCCCTCACTCCTACACCGAGGCTTTCAGTGGTGACAGGTGCCTGCCACTCACACAGAGTGAACTCAGAGATGAAGGGATGGACACCCCTCAGAGTTTTGCAACCATCATGTCTACAGCATCTCTCTGAGAACCACCTAGATTTCCTTCTGACAAGTTAAAAGGCAAGTTTCCCTTGGGACCTAAGACTAAGTTCTGGATAAATATTCTGGGTGAAAGTTCTCAGTTACAGTGTGTTGGCAGAATAAAGGAGAATCAGTTGTGCGTAGATCAGAACCCCATTCCGGAAGATGTTTCTGTACCTGAGATGGAGGGACCTTCTTGCCCATTCACTGCATTCAGCCAGGAGATTCTGGGTCTGGGGACTCACTTTCCCTTCAAATAGCAGTTCCTCAACCTCCCAAAACAGCTGGTGGACTTTCTGTGCACTGACTTTGTCAAATTCCTGATAGAGAAATTCATATTGAAATACACCATCAATCTATGTCCACACCCCACCATCATCCACCTGTTCTCAGGACATAGACATCTCACTAAAGTTACAGAGCACAGGCTTTGTAATCAATATTTATGCATCGGAGAGCACTAAATAAGAGGaagtaaaacaagataaaatggTGGGCTCCGTAGTGAGATAGACCAGTATACTAATTTTCACTTTTCTGATCAGTGATATCCAATATTAAATCTCACGTTTATTAATTGTTAAATAAAGGTAAGAGTTACAACATCAATTATGAGATCATTTAAGATTCCTTATAGATAGAGATACACATCTTTATAAAGCCAGcatcttggggggtgggggtgggggaatgacaAAAGAGATGAGATTCTGCAAATCTTATTGAAACCAGAACTGAAGCTAAATATCCCACTCACCTGAGAATCTCATAGTCACAGAATACCCAAAGTAGAGTTAGTGTTGATGGCTTGTCTCAGGCCAAGGCAAATGTGAGATACCTGGCTTAGACTTCTAGAGGCACAGGGTACAGGTGGGGGTGCCAGGGTCCTCTAATCATGGAGATATCTTACAGTGTTTGCTTTCCCAAAAACTTTCTCTTACTTGCAGTTGTCACTGTGGAGGCTGTGTCTAGCCATACAGTGCTGTTAAAAAGTTAGGTACAGTAAAACGGCAGGCAGGAGTGTaaagtgggagaaagaaaataattaacagCTAAGACTCTGAGCTACGCATTAATCAGCTTTCTCTACATTTTTGTATACTTTgtacattttgatattttccaaTGTAGcagtataaatacataaatgtataatatatatgatatacattgTATTGCTTAGATAAATGGTAAATAGATTCATTTTGAACATAAGAAATGATTCTTAGGGCTGTGGTGATAGCGCATTGTGTAATGTGAGGCTCGTTTGGATCCCTAGCATCCGATTGAAAGCTGGTGGGTAGGAGCATGCATCTGTAATTTTAGTCGGGGGGAGGGGTCAGGGCCGGGGGGAGGGGCTGGTCTCAGTTCAGTGAGAGTCtctgcccctccacccccaaaaacaaaaacaaaaaacaaaacaaacaaacaaaaaattgaggAGAGTGGTAGAGAAAGATATTCAAAGTTGACCTCCGACCTCTGAATGGCATCACAGTTAAGTGTGTGCCATCtcgcacaaacacacaaataaataaatgactggaAAGTAATTCTCCATAAACCATCCCCAAGAGGTTGTTGAAACTATCAAAAGACATACATCATCTCTCCAAGAAGAAACTGAGCTCCGCTCCGTAGACAATCCCGTGGTGGAGCTCTGCGTGGAAGAGCCAGGCCATGAGTTGCGGGCCTCTGTGGGCGTGCGGCTCCCACTGGATGAAAAGGATGAGGGGGACTCGCTGCAGGAAGGAACACGGAGATGGTGTGAGCTGGGAATTCTACCCAGGCCTGACTTCTCTGCTCAGGCCCAGATCCTCGATGTCCCCTTAAACGTATTTGTAAAGTTCACAGACAGATGGTTTAACGATCATTTTTGTCATGAATCATTTTACATGGTCAAAAACAAAACGGTATTACTGATCCGGACCCGTCCCCATATTTACTCTGCACGTGTTTGCTTGGGTCAGCATTTTAAATGATTGTTTCTTACCTGGCGAATTTATCAATGGCTTTCTGCACGTTTCTTGTAAAATTCGTAGGTAAAGGATCTTTGCTCTTTTCcgagctctgcttcctgagtccttCCGAGAGCCCCcttctgagaagaaaggaaaacagggaagTCTATAATGTGATCACATTGGTTTGTAATGCCCCTCTGTTCAGGATCACTACTCTTCCTGGCCACAGAGGCTTCGGAACGCCTTGTTTTCTATTTGTCTTAGAATCGAGGTGGCCAGTAAGCTACAAGAATATTTACATAATCTGAAAATATAGTAACAATCgtgaaaaagccaaaaaacacaAAGTTGTCCAAAATAGTTGACTATACTTCTGACAGTTCGTTCCCAAGGCCTAAGGCTCAATTGGTAACTG
This window encodes:
- the Fam149a gene encoding protein FAM149A — translated: MKVAVLDLGSLFAKIFKISTASPAVSSHPGGAAATGSVDSGASMSLREAETLTLLPSLPPDTAASREPFIPVHTPLLASHPRSSAAAQRVEATGYSGSLPSSSGASIAPSLTPYSGSAGSVASVTLPSPGVDWATLPSVTIPLGSNSVAASSPRNPRQPRAPGEREPSVWMAPGPVPKTLFFTLPDIGEEWTSDSDSQDDPEGRGLSEGLRKQSSEKSKDPLPTNFTRNVQKAIDKFASESPSSFSSSGSRTPTEARNSWPGSSTQSSTTGLSTERSSVSSWRDDEFDKVSAQKVHQLFWEVEELLFEGKVSPQTQNLLAECSEWARRSLHLRVLGRQLVPPTDEGFQHFQGSLPSSATHEPLPHVPDHTSSIRELCISGSQIVPEVLSASALTEPDGTESADLTSCSSLKEEVYHVDGNIEEYFAFDRKQDGDEHLGQSPALRGRKRHCHGLPPISPNDCIRDAVAAEVFDHVWTNVVEILEDLIRKTWESALTGGKKHKEKLKVAENRSPHVLMSRLSTDVCSVPPSRSSETLQPSLAPHFNPPQFPQLHRFSSNFYSDLSGVMTIQAKPLQQRPTYSADRTQNDQDDKLPGGGVGASSRHRLGRILDARGPQTSAKKTPVHRRLPSIASDPQRLKTPTVYSDEILRGTKLQTGIDHLPSPAAVQTSRSRLPPIGSETGEPNTAASGSRPVSYRGRHPQSRVFSAMPDSIERSPLRERTIVLEQLSRPSTTHTFRSDTPRKGSLTPVEFVAHTWTGQSILTGSQYLPKSYQRATLTARKRFQVAS